Proteins found in one Scardovia inopinata JCM 12537 genomic segment:
- the def gene encoding peptide deformylase: protein MSIREIRCVPDPILRTVCDPITTITPAIRSLVRDLTDTVDDPGRAGLSANQIGVGLRAFSFNIEGKVDYILNPRLVKTSGEQYGDEGCLSVPGLWYKTRRADYARVEGIDLNGHKKVLEGHGLMGRMLQHECDHLDGHVYLDRLEKEERRAALRYMRSRQKN from the coding sequence GTGTCTATTAGGGAAATCCGTTGTGTGCCCGATCCTATTCTTCGCACTGTCTGTGACCCTATCACTACTATCACGCCGGCAATTCGCAGCCTGGTTCGGGATCTGACAGATACAGTTGATGATCCGGGCCGGGCTGGGCTATCGGCCAATCAAATTGGAGTAGGACTCAGGGCCTTTTCCTTCAACATTGAAGGAAAAGTGGACTATATTCTGAATCCGCGTCTGGTTAAAACATCAGGGGAACAGTACGGAGACGAAGGCTGCTTGTCTGTTCCAGGCCTGTGGTACAAAACCAGACGGGCTGACTATGCCCGGGTAGAGGGGATTGATCTGAACGGTCATAAGAAAGTCCTCGAAGGGCATGGGTTGATGGGCAGGATGCTCCAGCATGAATGTGATCATTTGGACGGACACGTTTACCTCGATCGGCTGGAAAAAGAAGAAAGACGAGCCGCTCTCAGATACATGAGGTCTCGGCAGAAGAACTAA
- the rpsB gene encoding 30S ribosomal protein S2, whose protein sequence is MAQITMSQMLNAGVHFGHQTRRWNPKMKQFILMERNGIHIINLFKSLDMIDAAYTFIKETVAHNGTVLFVGTKKQASEAIAAEATRVGMPYVSERWLGGMLTNFQTVSKRVARMKELEEMDFSDVRSSGLTKKELLLLEREKDKLVKQLGGIRTMNRTPSALFVVDINKEALAVEEAHKLNIPVVALVDTNCDPDSVDYAIPANDDAIRGVRLLTSLMADAVAEGLLARSGKAGKDDTGADASAQPMAEWEKDLLTQDKTEDKENKSEDKTEKADPDKESEASAQESQDEKQETADKNE, encoded by the coding sequence ATGGCACAAATTACCATGAGCCAGATGCTCAATGCTGGCGTTCACTTTGGTCATCAGACCCGCCGTTGGAATCCTAAGATGAAGCAGTTCATTCTTATGGAACGCAATGGCATCCATATCATTAACCTGTTCAAGTCTTTGGACATGATCGATGCCGCATACACCTTCATCAAGGAGACAGTAGCTCACAATGGTACTGTTCTTTTTGTTGGAACCAAGAAGCAGGCTTCCGAAGCTATTGCTGCTGAGGCAACCAGGGTGGGAATGCCCTATGTGTCTGAGCGCTGGCTGGGTGGTATGCTCACCAATTTCCAGACCGTTTCCAAGCGTGTTGCCCGTATGAAGGAACTGGAAGAGATGGATTTCTCTGACGTTCGTTCCAGCGGTCTGACCAAGAAGGAGCTTCTCCTGCTTGAGCGTGAAAAGGACAAGCTGGTGAAGCAGCTGGGCGGTATTCGCACTATGAACCGTACTCCTTCTGCTCTCTTTGTGGTAGATATCAATAAGGAAGCACTTGCAGTTGAAGAGGCCCACAAACTGAATATTCCCGTGGTAGCCCTGGTTGATACCAACTGCGATCCCGATTCTGTTGATTATGCTATTCCAGCAAACGATGACGCTATTCGTGGTGTCCGTCTCCTGACCTCCCTGATGGCAGATGCAGTTGCTGAAGGCCTGCTGGCTCGTTCCGGCAAGGCAGGCAAGGATGACACTGGTGCTGACGCTTCCGCCCAACCCATGGCTGAGTGGGAAAAGGATCTGCTGACTCAGGATAAGACTGAAGATAAAGAAAATAAGTCTGAAGATAAAACTGAGAAGGCTGATCCCGACAAGGAGTCCGAGGCTTCTGCTCAGGAATCACAGGATGAGAAGCAGGAAACTGCTGACAAGAACGAGTAA